In a genomic window of Mycolicibacillus parakoreensis:
- a CDS encoding DUF4244 domain-containing protein: protein MTIIETLRTRLLMAAADETGMSTVEYAIGTVAAAAFGAILYTVVTGDSVVAALTRVIGRALNTRV from the coding sequence ATGACCATCATCGAGACCCTGCGGACGCGGCTGCTGATGGCCGCCGCCGACGAGACCGGAATGTCGACGGTCGAATACGCCATCGGCACCGTCGCCGCGGCCGCCTTCGGGGCCATCCTCTACACCGTGGTCACCGGCGACTCGGTGGTCGCGGCGTTGACCCGGGTCATCGGGCGCGCGTTGAACACTCGGGTCTAA
- a CDS encoding TadE family type IV pilus minor pilin, producing the protein MAIAALVSVLLVCLAGLAAVGLQLRCIDAAREAARLAARGDRTTAVAVAGRIAPQGASVHLRRDGSLYIATVTVHPTMLAALPVSATGVAAAES; encoded by the coding sequence TTGGCGATCGCCGCCCTGGTCTCGGTGCTGCTGGTCTGTCTGGCCGGTCTGGCCGCGGTGGGGCTGCAACTGCGCTGCATCGACGCCGCTCGGGAGGCGGCGCGGTTGGCCGCGCGAGGTGACCGGACGACGGCGGTGGCGGTGGCCGGGCGGATCGCCCCGCAGGGGGCGAGCGTGCACCTGCGCCGCGACGGGTCCCTGTACATCGCCACCGTCACCGTTCATCCGACCATGCTTGCGGCGCTGCCGGTTTCGGCGACCGGTGTTGCGGCGGCGGAGTCGTGA
- a CDS encoding Rv3654c family TadE-like protein — MLGALLVALLLAVTVGGAELGAVLVARHRAQSAADLAALAAAARLPAGPDRACARARDLAHRMGLTEIDCVVEKLDVVVTVSVALPAGAVGLRAPVRAAARAGPVTGWPR, encoded by the coding sequence GTGTTGGGGGCGCTGCTGGTGGCGTTGCTGCTGGCGGTGACCGTCGGTGGCGCCGAGTTGGGCGCGGTGCTGGTGGCGCGTCACCGGGCACAGTCGGCGGCCGATCTGGCCGCGCTGGCCGCAGCGGCGCGACTGCCGGCCGGACCGGACCGGGCCTGTGCCCGAGCCCGCGATCTCGCACACCGGATGGGTCTGACCGAGATCGACTGTGTGGTCGAAAAACTCGACGTGGTGGTGACGGTGTCGGTGGCCCTGCCGGCGGGAGCGGTCGGCCTGCGCGCCCCGGTGCGGGCGGCCGCGCGCGCCGGGCCGGTGACGGGGTGGCCCCGGTGA
- a CDS encoding PAS domain-containing protein — protein MGHDWLLVETLSEEPTVVAQGAKLQDLVPLATFLRRSPYRAALQTAITETVQSGESLASITPKHGRVIRTEPVKMPDGRVHGVQVWVGPASAEPPERQYPGALKWDLTSHTAIDTRESLVNAGRNLHAEGIHERAFADELPARELTHNEAQVVALAIKAEPGQALCSSWDVTDWQDAPIRVAFVARISLEPTPEGADHLVARGMNWRGQLEEEILAPDQLAQRVLDALAQPGVHRALVDLDTWTLLRWLDEPCPFYDWRSGDLGEQRVHPDDAPLMEAMRAEFEHGPTSRVLRLRRVDDDWVPLHVTVNRIELEDDEPMGLVALRLPTDAELADAGLR, from the coding sequence ATGGGCCACGACTGGTTGCTCGTGGAGACACTGAGCGAGGAACCCACCGTGGTCGCCCAGGGGGCGAAGCTGCAGGATCTGGTTCCGCTGGCCACGTTTCTGCGGCGCAGCCCGTATCGTGCGGCCCTCCAGACCGCGATCACCGAGACGGTGCAAAGCGGTGAATCGCTGGCCTCCATCACCCCCAAACACGGTCGGGTCATCCGCACCGAACCGGTGAAGATGCCCGACGGACGGGTGCACGGGGTCCAGGTGTGGGTGGGACCGGCCTCGGCCGAACCTCCCGAGCGGCAGTACCCCGGGGCGCTGAAATGGGATCTGACCTCCCACACCGCGATCGACACCCGCGAGTCGCTGGTCAACGCCGGCAGGAACCTCCACGCCGAGGGCATCCACGAACGCGCGTTCGCCGACGAGCTGCCCGCACGTGAACTGACCCACAACGAGGCGCAGGTGGTGGCGTTGGCGATCAAGGCCGAGCCCGGCCAGGCGCTGTGCAGCAGCTGGGACGTCACCGACTGGCAGGACGCCCCGATCCGGGTGGCGTTCGTGGCGCGCATCAGCCTGGAGCCCACCCCCGAGGGCGCCGACCACCTGGTGGCCCGGGGCATGAACTGGCGCGGACAGCTCGAGGAGGAGATCCTGGCGCCCGATCAGCTGGCCCAGCGGGTGCTCGACGCCCTGGCTCAGCCGGGGGTGCATCGCGCACTGGTCGACCTGGACACCTGGACGCTGCTGCGCTGGCTCGACGAGCCGTGCCCGTTTTACGACTGGCGCTCCGGGGATCTCGGCGAGCAGCGGGTGCACCCCGACGACGCACCGCTGATGGAGGCGATGCGCGCCGAGTTCGAACACGGTCCGACCTCGCGGGTGCTGCGGCTGCGCCGCGTCGACGACGACTGGGTTCCGTTGCACGTCACGGTCAACCGCATCGAGTTGGAGGACGACGAGCCGATGGGACTGGTGGCGCTGCGGTTGCCCACCGACGCCGAGCTCGCCGACGCGGGTCTGCGCTGA
- a CDS encoding DEAD/DEAH box helicase, whose translation MTSFGAALLGAALAGVPAGEDPLRHVAELPARAGSVGAWPDWVRPAVRRAFTDHGIALPWSHQVTTAELAHRGRHVVLATGTASGKSLAYQLPALNAVAADPRARVLYLSPTKALGHDQLRAAQRLCAAVPGLADTVAPTGYDGDSPQQVRRFAREHSRWLFSNPDMVHLTLLRNHARWAVFLRHLRFVIVDECHYYRGIFGSHVALVLRRLLRLCARYAGAGAARGAPTVIFASATTAEPGRTATDLIGVPVTEVTTDGSPQGARTVALWEPALGAAPAGENGAPVRRSAGAEAARVMADLIVEGASTLTFVRSRRGAELTALGARTRLAEIAPALAAAVASYRAGYLAEDRRGLERALADGRLRGLAATNALELGIDIAGLDAVVLAGFPGTITSFWQQAGRSGRRGQGALIVLVARDDPLDTYLVHHPEALLDKAIERVVVDHANPYVLAPQLHCAATELPLKTAEVHAWGAQQTAERLVADGVLRRRGDRYFPAPGQDPHPAVNIRGDTGGEVLIVEADTGRLLGGVGAGQAALSVHPGAVYLHQGQSYVVDSLQHPGPHGEPPGMAFVHAEDPDYSTHARQITEITVTGPGDRREFGPVTVGLVPVDVTEQVTGYLRRRPGGEVIDFTDLDMPAQTLDTVAVMYTVTEAALAEAGLDARAVPGALHAAEHAAIGLLPLVASCDRGDIGGLSTAVGPDTGLPTVFVYDGHPGGAGFAEQGFRQAHTWLSATADAIAACECPRGCPSCVQSPKCGNGNDPLDKAGAVTVLRRVLAELGAAAGPAPRPARHRSVQ comes from the coding sequence ATGACGAGTTTCGGCGCGGCGCTGCTCGGCGCCGCCCTGGCCGGGGTCCCCGCCGGGGAGGACCCGCTGCGTCACGTCGCCGAGCTGCCCGCCCGGGCGGGCAGCGTCGGCGCCTGGCCCGACTGGGTGCGCCCCGCGGTGCGCCGCGCGTTCACCGACCACGGGATCGCCCTGCCGTGGTCGCACCAGGTCACCACCGCCGAGCTGGCCCACCGCGGCCGCCACGTGGTGCTCGCGACCGGGACCGCGTCGGGCAAGTCGCTGGCCTACCAGCTGCCCGCGCTCAACGCGGTCGCCGCCGACCCGCGGGCCCGGGTGCTGTATCTGTCCCCGACCAAGGCACTCGGCCACGACCAGCTGCGGGCCGCCCAACGGCTGTGCGCCGCGGTGCCGGGTCTGGCCGACACGGTGGCCCCGACCGGCTACGACGGCGACAGCCCGCAGCAGGTACGCCGGTTCGCCCGGGAGCACTCCCGGTGGCTGTTCTCCAACCCGGACATGGTGCATCTGACGCTGCTGCGCAACCATGCCCGCTGGGCGGTGTTCCTGCGGCATCTGCGGTTCGTCATCGTCGACGAATGCCACTACTACCGCGGAATTTTCGGGTCCCACGTGGCGCTGGTGCTGCGGCGGCTGCTGCGGCTGTGCGCCCGCTACGCCGGCGCCGGGGCCGCCCGGGGGGCGCCGACGGTGATCTTCGCCAGCGCCACCACCGCCGAACCCGGCCGCACCGCCACCGATTTGATCGGCGTGCCGGTCACCGAGGTCACCACCGACGGCTCCCCGCAGGGGGCGCGCACGGTCGCGCTGTGGGAGCCGGCCCTCGGCGCCGCGCCGGCCGGGGAGAACGGCGCCCCCGTGCGCCGGTCCGCCGGCGCCGAGGCCGCCCGGGTGATGGCCGATCTGATCGTCGAGGGGGCCTCGACGCTGACGTTCGTGCGCTCCCGGCGCGGCGCGGAACTCACCGCGCTCGGGGCGCGGACCCGGTTGGCCGAGATCGCCCCCGCGCTGGCCGCGGCGGTCGCGTCGTATCGGGCCGGGTACCTCGCCGAGGACCGCCGAGGGTTGGAGCGGGCCCTGGCCGACGGCCGGTTGCGCGGGCTGGCGGCCACCAACGCGCTGGAGTTGGGCATCGACATCGCCGGACTGGACGCGGTGGTGTTGGCCGGTTTTCCCGGCACCATCACCTCGTTCTGGCAGCAGGCCGGCCGGTCGGGCCGGCGCGGCCAGGGGGCGCTGATCGTGTTGGTCGCCCGCGACGACCCCTTGGACACCTACCTGGTGCACCATCCGGAGGCGTTGCTGGACAAAGCCATCGAACGGGTCGTCGTCGACCACGCCAACCCGTATGTTCTGGCTCCCCAGCTGCACTGCGCGGCAACCGAACTGCCGTTAAAGACCGCCGAGGTGCACGCCTGGGGGGCGCAGCAGACCGCCGAACGGCTGGTCGCCGACGGGGTGCTGCGCCGACGGGGCGACCGGTATTTCCCGGCGCCGGGCCAAGACCCGCATCCGGCGGTGAACATCCGCGGCGACACCGGCGGGGAGGTGCTGATCGTGGAGGCCGACACCGGCCGCCTACTCGGCGGTGTCGGCGCCGGCCAGGCCGCACTGAGCGTGCATCCCGGCGCGGTCTACCTGCATCAGGGGCAGAGCTACGTCGTCGACAGCCTGCAGCATCCCGGTCCGCACGGCGAGCCGCCGGGGATGGCGTTCGTCCACGCCGAGGACCCCGACTACAGCACCCACGCCCGCCAGATCACCGAGATCACCGTGACCGGTCCCGGCGATCGCCGCGAGTTCGGGCCGGTCACCGTCGGGCTGGTCCCCGTCGACGTCACCGAGCAGGTGACCGGGTATCTGCGGCGCCGGCCCGGCGGGGAGGTGATCGATTTCACCGACCTGGACATGCCGGCGCAGACCCTCGACACCGTCGCGGTGATGTACACGGTCACCGAGGCCGCCCTGGCCGAGGCCGGCCTGGACGCGCGGGCGGTGCCGGGGGCGTTGCACGCCGCCGAGCACGCCGCGATCGGGTTGCTGCCGCTGGTGGCCAGCTGTGACCGCGGCGACATCGGCGGGCTGTCGACCGCCGTCGGACCGGACACCGGGCTGCCCACCGTCTTCGTCTACGACGGCCATCCCGGCGGCGCCGGCTTCGCCGAGCAGGGCTTCCGGCAGGCCCACACCTGGTTGTCGGCGACCGCCGACGCGATCGCGGCGTGCGAGTGCCCGCGCGGGTGCCCCTCGTGCGTGCAGTCGCCCAAATGCGGCAACGGCAACGATCCCCTCGACAAGGCGGGGGCGGTGACGGTGCTGCGGCGGGTCCTGGCCGAATTGGGCGCCGCGGCGGGCCCGGCGCCCCGCCCGGCGCGACATCGGTCGGTACAGTAG
- a CDS encoding cold-shock protein: MPQGTVKWFNAEKGFGFIAPEDGSADVFVHYTEIQGSGFRTLEENQRVEFEVGQSPKGPQATGVRSI, encoded by the coding sequence ATGCCACAGGGAACTGTGAAGTGGTTCAACGCGGAGAAGGGGTTCGGTTTCATCGCCCCCGAGGATGGTTCCGCCGATGTCTTTGTCCACTACACGGAGATCCAGGGATCAGGCTTCCGCACCCTTGAGGAGAACCAGCGGGTCGAATTCGAGGTCGGCCAGAGCCCGAAGGGGCCGCAGGCCACAGGCGTGCGTTCCATCTAA
- the topA gene encoding type I DNA topoisomerase — translation MRRLVIVESPTKARKIAGYLGGGYVVESSRGHIRDLPRTAADIPARYKTEPWARLGVNVDGGFEPLYIVSPDKKSTVRELKDLLKSVDELYLATDGDREGEAIAWHLLETLKPKIPVKRMVFHEITEPAIRAAAEHPRDLDTDLVDAQETRRILDRLYGYEVSPVLWKKVAPKLSAGRVQSVATRIIVARERDRMAFRSASYWDVVAGLDASVSDPAASPPQFTARLVSVDGRRVATGRDFDSLGAVKKPDEVVVLDEAAATAVADRLQGAALSVASVEEKPYTRRPYAPFMTSTLQQEAGRKLRFSAERTMGVAQRLYENGYITYMRTDSTTLSASAIEAARTQARQLYGDEFVAASPRQYTRKVKNAQEAHEAIRPAGDTFATPDAVRGELDSDDFRLYELIWQRTVASQMADARGTTLSLRIGGAAGDAQVVFAASGRTITFAGFLKAYVETVDELAGGEADDAERRLPNLTEGQQVNAVEATPDGHATNPPARFTEASLVKALEELGIGRPSTYSSIIKTIQDRGYVHKKGSALVPSWVAFAVTGLLEQHFSRLVDYDFTAAMEDELDEIAAGHERRTDWLSKFYFGGEHGSHQSVARAGGLKTLVGVNLEEIDARKINSIKLFTDDQGRDIYVRVGKNGPYLERMVTGDDGEPTPQRANLNVALTPDELTLELAEKLFATPQEGRVLGVDPDTGHEIVVKDGRYGPYVSELLPKPDESAAESAGAKAPAKKGRGKKAAGPKPRTGSLLRSMSVETVTLADALKLLSLPRVVGVDPDSGEEITAQNGRYGPYLKRGTDSRSLATEEQLFTITVEEALKLYAEPKRRGRQGAAAPPLRELGTDPGSGKPMVVKDGRFGPYVTDGETNASLRKGDDATTITDERAAELLAERRARGPAKRTRKAPAKKTAAKKTAAKKTAAKSTRATKRS, via the coding sequence ATGCGGCGACTCGTCATTGTCGAGTCGCCCACCAAGGCACGCAAAATCGCCGGGTACCTCGGCGGCGGATACGTCGTGGAATCCTCGCGCGGGCACATCCGGGATCTGCCGCGCACCGCCGCCGACATCCCCGCCAGGTACAAGACCGAGCCGTGGGCGCGGCTCGGGGTGAACGTCGACGGCGGATTCGAGCCGCTCTACATCGTCAGCCCCGACAAAAAAAGCACCGTGCGCGAGTTGAAGGACCTGCTCAAAAGCGTCGATGAGCTCTATCTGGCCACCGACGGTGACCGGGAGGGCGAGGCGATCGCCTGGCATCTGCTCGAGACGTTGAAACCGAAGATCCCGGTCAAACGGATGGTGTTCCACGAGATCACCGAGCCGGCGATCCGGGCGGCCGCCGAGCACCCCCGTGATTTGGACACCGACCTCGTCGACGCCCAGGAGACCCGGCGCATCCTCGACCGGCTCTACGGCTACGAGGTCAGCCCGGTGCTGTGGAAGAAGGTCGCCCCGAAGCTCTCCGCCGGGCGGGTGCAGTCGGTGGCCACCCGCATCATCGTGGCCCGGGAACGCGACCGGATGGCGTTCCGCAGCGCGTCCTACTGGGACGTGGTGGCCGGCCTCGACGCCAGCGTCTCCGACCCGGCGGCCAGCCCGCCGCAGTTCACCGCCCGGCTGGTCAGCGTCGACGGCCGGCGGGTGGCGACCGGGCGCGACTTCGACTCGTTGGGCGCGGTGAAAAAACCCGACGAGGTGGTGGTGCTCGACGAGGCCGCGGCCACCGCGGTCGCCGACCGGCTGCAGGGGGCGGCGCTCTCGGTCGCCTCGGTGGAGGAGAAGCCCTACACCCGCCGGCCCTACGCCCCGTTTATGACCTCCACGCTGCAGCAGGAGGCCGGCCGCAAGCTGCGGTTCTCCGCCGAGCGCACCATGGGGGTCGCCCAGCGGCTCTACGAGAACGGCTACATCACCTACATGCGCACCGACTCGACGACGCTGTCGGCGTCGGCGATCGAGGCGGCGCGCACCCAGGCCCGCCAGCTCTACGGCGACGAGTTCGTGGCGGCCTCGCCGCGCCAGTACACCCGGAAGGTGAAGAACGCCCAGGAGGCGCACGAGGCCATCCGCCCGGCCGGCGACACGTTCGCCACCCCCGACGCGGTGCGCGGTGAACTCGACAGCGACGACTTCCGGCTCTACGAGTTGATCTGGCAGCGCACCGTCGCCTCCCAGATGGCCGACGCCCGCGGCACCACGCTGAGCCTGCGCATCGGCGGCGCCGCCGGCGATGCGCAGGTGGTGTTCGCCGCCAGCGGTCGCACCATCACCTTCGCCGGGTTCCTCAAGGCCTACGTGGAGACCGTCGACGAGCTCGCCGGCGGGGAGGCCGACGACGCCGAGCGGCGCCTGCCCAACCTCACCGAGGGCCAGCAGGTCAACGCCGTCGAGGCGACCCCCGACGGCCACGCCACCAATCCGCCCGCCCGCTTCACCGAGGCGTCGCTGGTCAAGGCCCTCGAAGAGCTCGGGATCGGGCGCCCGTCGACCTACTCCTCGATCATCAAAACCATCCAGGACCGCGGCTACGTGCACAAAAAGGGCAGCGCGCTGGTGCCGTCGTGGGTGGCGTTCGCGGTGACCGGTCTGCTGGAGCAGCACTTCTCCCGGCTCGTCGACTACGACTTCACCGCGGCGATGGAGGACGAACTCGACGAGATCGCCGCCGGCCACGAGCGGCGCACCGACTGGTTGAGCAAGTTCTACTTCGGCGGCGAGCACGGGTCGCACCAGTCGGTGGCCCGCGCCGGCGGGTTGAAGACGCTGGTCGGGGTGAACCTGGAGGAGATCGACGCCCGCAAGATCAACTCGATCAAGCTGTTCACCGACGACCAGGGCCGCGACATCTACGTGCGGGTCGGCAAGAACGGGCCGTATCTGGAGCGGATGGTCACCGGCGACGACGGGGAACCGACCCCGCAGCGGGCCAACCTCAACGTCGCGCTCACCCCCGACGAGCTGACCTTGGAGTTGGCCGAGAAACTCTTCGCCACCCCGCAGGAGGGGCGGGTCCTCGGGGTCGACCCCGACACCGGCCACGAGATCGTCGTCAAGGACGGCCGCTACGGGCCCTACGTCAGCGAGCTGCTGCCCAAACCCGACGAGTCCGCCGCCGAGTCCGCCGGCGCCAAGGCCCCGGCCAAGAAGGGCCGGGGCAAAAAGGCCGCCGGCCCCAAGCCGCGCACCGGCTCGCTGCTGCGCAGCATGTCGGTGGAGACGGTCACCCTCGCCGACGCGTTGAAGCTGCTGTCGCTGCCGCGGGTGGTCGGGGTCGATCCCGACTCCGGCGAGGAGATCACCGCGCAGAACGGGCGCTACGGGCCGTATCTGAAGCGGGGCACCGATTCGCGCTCGCTGGCCACCGAGGAGCAGCTGTTCACGATCACCGTCGAGGAGGCGTTGAAGCTCTACGCCGAACCGAAGCGGCGCGGCCGGCAGGGCGCGGCCGCCCCGCCGCTGCGGGAGTTGGGCACCGATCCGGGCTCGGGCAAGCCGATGGTGGTCAAGGACGGCCGGTTCGGCCCCTACGTCACCGACGGGGAGACCAACGCCAGCCTGCGCAAGGGCGACGACGCGACGACGATCACCGACGAGCGGGCGGCGGAGCTGCTCGCCGAACGCCGCGCCCGCGGACCGGCGAAACGGACCCGCAAGGCCCCGGCGAAGAAGACGGCCGCCAAAAAGACCGCCGCGAAGAAGACCGCCGCGAAATCCACCCGGGCGACCAAACGCTCCTGA
- a CDS encoding adenylate/guanylate cyclase domain-containing protein, translated as MNSAPRLTDRVGAFIRWVVRTPWPLFALTMLQADIIGGLFVLGFLRFGLPLEDRLQLQDAPRSNLVILAAALATLFVLELALSMRMLLPVFRWQRRDGLLTDADPTITELARARALRMPFYRALISLANWTIGGIVFIVTSWPVASRTAPVVAIAIALGAAATAIIGYLQSERVLRPVAVAALRAGVPENLRAPGVLLRQLLTWMLSTGVPLLAIVLSVMASKFSFMHSPADQLSDPLLLMGVSALVIGLAGTVLVAMSIADPLRQLRWALGEVQRGNYNAHMQIYDASELGLLQAGFNDMVRDLAERQRLRDLFGRYVGEDVARRALERGTELGGQEREVAVLFIDMVGSTHLAATREPAEVVALLNEFFRVVVHTIDRHGGFVNKFQGDAALAVFGAPLEHPNAPGAALAAARELHDRLLSVLGSTEFGIGVSAGRALAGHIGAQARFEYTVIGDPVNEAARLTELAKLEEGHVLASETAVSEAPEDEARRWAIGEVVELRGRLAPTRLARPLAPAAEPAEPAQQPG; from the coding sequence GTGAACAGCGCACCGAGGCTCACCGACCGGGTGGGTGCCTTCATTCGGTGGGTGGTGCGCACCCCGTGGCCGCTGTTCGCCCTGACGATGCTGCAGGCCGACATCATCGGCGGGCTGTTCGTCCTGGGGTTCCTGCGGTTCGGGCTGCCGCTGGAGGACCGGCTGCAGCTGCAGGACGCACCGCGGTCCAATCTGGTGATCCTGGCCGCCGCACTGGCGACGCTGTTCGTGCTGGAGCTGGCGTTGAGCATGCGGATGCTGCTGCCGGTGTTCCGCTGGCAGCGCCGCGACGGGCTGCTCACCGACGCCGACCCGACGATCACCGAGCTGGCCCGCGCGCGGGCCCTGCGGATGCCGTTCTACCGGGCGCTGATCAGCCTGGCCAACTGGACGATCGGCGGGATCGTGTTCATCGTGACCAGCTGGCCGGTGGCCAGCCGGACCGCCCCGGTGGTGGCGATCGCGATCGCGTTGGGTGCGGCGGCCACCGCGATCATCGGGTACCTGCAGTCCGAGCGGGTGCTGCGACCGGTGGCGGTGGCCGCGCTGCGTGCCGGGGTCCCGGAGAACCTGCGCGCGCCCGGGGTGCTCCTGCGGCAGCTGTTGACCTGGATGCTGTCCACCGGGGTGCCGCTGCTGGCGATCGTGTTGTCGGTGATGGCCAGCAAATTCTCGTTCATGCACTCCCCGGCCGACCAGCTCTCCGACCCACTGCTGTTGATGGGCGTCTCGGCGCTGGTCATCGGGTTGGCCGGCACCGTGCTGGTGGCGATGTCGATCGCCGACCCGCTGCGCCAGTTGCGCTGGGCGCTCGGGGAGGTGCAACGCGGAAACTACAACGCCCACATGCAGATCTACGACGCCAGCGAGTTGGGCCTGCTGCAGGCCGGCTTCAACGACATGGTGCGCGACCTGGCCGAACGGCAACGGTTGCGCGACCTGTTCGGCCGCTACGTCGGGGAGGACGTGGCGCGCCGCGCCCTGGAACGCGGCACCGAACTCGGCGGGCAGGAACGCGAGGTGGCGGTGCTGTTCATCGACATGGTCGGCTCCACCCACCTGGCGGCCACCCGCGAACCCGCCGAGGTGGTCGCCTTGCTCAACGAATTCTTCCGGGTGGTGGTCCACACCATCGACCGGCACGGCGGGTTCGTCAACAAGTTCCAGGGTGACGCGGCGCTGGCGGTGTTCGGCGCCCCGCTGGAGCACCCCAATGCGCCCGGGGCGGCCCTGGCGGCGGCCCGGGAGCTGCACGACCGGCTGCTCTCGGTGCTGGGCAGCACCGAATTCGGGATCGGGGTGTCGGCGGGCCGCGCCCTGGCCGGTCACATCGGGGCGCAGGCCCGGTTCGAATACACCGTGATCGGCGATCCGGTCAACGAGGCGGCCCGGCTCACCGAGCTGGCGAAGCTGGAGGAAGGCCACGTGCTGGCCTCGGAGACCGCGGTCAGCGAGGCCCCCGAGGACGAGGCGCGGCGGTGGGCCATCGGGGAGGTGGTCGAGCTGCGCGGGCGCCTGGCGCCGACCCGGCTGGCCCGCCCGCTCGCGCCGGCGGCCGAACCGGCCGAACCGGCCCAGCAGCCCGGCTAG
- a CDS encoding DNA polymerase III subunit delta' encodes MSGVFARLVGQQAVEAELVAAARAARGDSEQAAAMTHAWLITGPPGSGRSVAAVCFAAALQCTDPEVPGCGACRACATTLAGTHADVRRIVPEGLSIGVEAMRAIVQVASRRPSTGRWQIVVVEDADRLTEGAANVLLKVVEEPPPSTVFLLCAPSIDPQDIAITLRSRCRHVALVTPSVAAIAQVLIDTDGLAADQAAQAAAISGGHVGRARRLATDPQAQQRRRRALGLARDAATPSRAYGAAEELVAAAEAEAVTLTAERAEAETDELRTALGAGGTGKGAAGALRGSAGALKELEKRQKSRQTRASRDALDRALIDLATYFRDALLVAADAGAVAPHHPDMTESVAALAAHAAPDALLRCIEAVLGCREALASNVKPKFAVDAMVATVGQALRSKR; translated from the coding sequence ATGTCCGGGGTGTTTGCGCGGCTGGTCGGCCAGCAGGCGGTGGAGGCCGAGTTGGTCGCGGCGGCGCGCGCCGCCCGCGGGGACAGCGAGCAGGCCGCCGCGATGACCCACGCCTGGCTGATCACCGGTCCGCCCGGGTCGGGACGGTCGGTGGCGGCGGTGTGCTTCGCCGCGGCGCTGCAGTGCACCGACCCCGAGGTGCCCGGCTGCGGGGCCTGCCGGGCCTGCGCGACCACCCTGGCCGGCACCCACGCCGACGTGCGCCGGATCGTGCCCGAGGGCCTGTCGATCGGGGTCGAGGCGATGCGGGCGATCGTGCAGGTCGCCTCCCGGCGGCCCAGCACCGGACGCTGGCAGATCGTGGTGGTCGAAGACGCCGACCGGCTCACCGAGGGGGCGGCCAACGTGCTGCTCAAGGTGGTCGAGGAGCCGCCCCCGTCGACGGTGTTCCTGCTGTGCGCGCCGTCGATCGACCCCCAGGACATCGCGATCACGCTGCGCTCACGGTGCCGCCATGTGGCGCTGGTCACCCCCTCGGTGGCCGCGATCGCCCAGGTGCTCATCGACACCGACGGGTTGGCCGCCGACCAGGCCGCGCAGGCCGCGGCGATCAGCGGCGGGCACGTCGGTCGGGCCCGCCGATTGGCGACCGACCCGCAGGCCCAGCAGCGGCGCCGCCGCGCCCTGGGGCTGGCCCGCGACGCCGCCACCCCGTCGCGGGCGTACGGGGCGGCCGAGGAACTGGTCGCCGCCGCCGAGGCCGAGGCGGTGACGCTCACCGCCGAGCGCGCCGAGGCCGAGACCGACGAACTGCGCACCGCCCTCGGTGCCGGGGGCACCGGCAAGGGGGCCGCCGGGGCGCTGCGCGGGTCCGCCGGGGCGCTCAAAGAACTGGAGAAACGCCAGAAATCCCGGCAGACCCGCGCGTCCCGCGACGCGCTGGACCGGGCCCTGATCGACCTGGCCACCTACTTCCGGGACGCGCTGCTGGTCGCCGCCGACGCCGGCGCGGTCGCGCCCCATCATCCCGACATGACCGAGTCGGTGGCCGCGCTGGCCGCACACGCCGCGCCGGATGCGCTGCTGCGCTGCATCGAGGCGGTGCTGGGGTGTCGGGAGGCGCTGGCGAGCAACGTCAAACCCAAGTTCGCCGTCGATGCCATGGTCGCCACCGTCGGGCAGGCGCTGCGCTCCAAGCGCTGA